The following proteins are encoded in a genomic region of candidate division KSB1 bacterium:
- a CDS encoding anhydro-N-acetylmuramic acid kinase: MRPLAELWQKSERVVVGLMSGTSADAVDAAVCRITGAGEGLRLQVVHFLSRPLPPEVRKEIRACSVPRTGRVDRICRLNFLLGELFAETALHAIAEAGMAPSSVDLIGSHGQTIHHLPVPHQYCGRVLSGTLQIGEPAVIAKRTGVVTVGDFRPADIAVGGQGAPLVPFVDYLLFRSPQENRCLLNIGGIANVTLLPAGCSPAEVLAFDTGPGNMVIDGLMRRLFRRPFDRDGQVAAMGQVHAGLLDELMEHPFFALLPPKSTGREQFGEHFANALAARGQQLALAPADMVATATALTAVSIAEALQRYGGTARPLHRLIVSGGGASNPTLMEMIRQRLGPQTVVERSDQHGILGEAKEAIAFAVLANETIAGSAGNLPGATGARARTVLGKICLP, encoded by the coding sequence GTGCGGCCCTTGGCTGAACTGTGGCAGAAGTCCGAACGGGTGGTAGTGGGGCTGATGTCCGGCACTTCAGCGGATGCCGTCGACGCGGCAGTGTGCCGGATTACCGGGGCAGGCGAAGGGCTTCGCCTCCAAGTCGTACATTTCCTCTCACGGCCCTTACCGCCGGAGGTGCGCAAGGAGATCCGGGCCTGCTCCGTGCCGCGTACCGGGCGCGTGGACCGCATTTGCCGACTCAATTTCTTATTGGGGGAGCTCTTCGCCGAGACCGCGCTGCACGCAATTGCCGAAGCCGGAATGGCCCCGTCGTCCGTCGACCTCATCGGTTCGCATGGACAGACCATCCATCACCTTCCGGTGCCGCATCAGTACTGCGGGCGCGTGCTAAGTGGCACACTTCAGATTGGGGAGCCGGCCGTGATAGCCAAGCGCACAGGAGTTGTCACCGTCGGCGATTTTCGGCCCGCCGATATTGCCGTAGGTGGCCAAGGCGCCCCTCTGGTACCCTTTGTGGACTATCTCCTGTTTCGCAGCCCCCAGGAGAACCGGTGCCTGCTCAACATCGGCGGGATTGCCAACGTCACCCTGCTCCCCGCCGGCTGTTCACCAGCAGAAGTGTTGGCCTTTGATACCGGCCCGGGCAATATGGTAATCGATGGACTCATGCGCCGGCTTTTCCGGCGACCCTTTGACAGGGACGGTCAGGTGGCTGCTATGGGGCAGGTGCACGCTGGCCTTTTGGATGAACTCATGGAGCACCCGTTTTTCGCCCTCCTCCCTCCGAAGTCGACGGGCCGAGAGCAGTTTGGGGAGCATTTCGCCAATGCGTTGGCAGCTAGAGGACAGCAGCTTGCGCTGGCACCGGCCGATATGGTGGCTACCGCTACGGCCCTCACGGCGGTAAGCATTGCCGAAGCCCTACAGAGATACGGTGGAACTGCACGACCGTTACACCGCCTCATTGTGAGTGGCGGCGGAGCCTCTAACCCCACGTTGATGGAGATGATCAGGCAGAGGCTCGGTCCACAAACAGTGGTGGAGCGGAGTGACCAGCATGGCATCCTTGGGGAGGCAAAGGAGGCCATCGCCTTCGCCGTGCTTGCCAACGAGACCATTGCGGGTTCGGCGGGTAATCTTCCGGGTGCCACGGGTGCGCGTGCGCGGACCGTGCTTGGCAAGATCTGCCTTCCCTGA